In Lolium perenne isolate Kyuss_39 chromosome 5, Kyuss_2.0, whole genome shotgun sequence, the sequence AAAAGTTGTTCCAAACATTGCATAAGTTGGAGAAATGAGAAATACACCATGTTTTGGAGTGACttggttttctttattaaaaCCTAAGTTATATGGTACTACAAAAAAAACAAGGCGTATATTTTTAGTCAAAAGTCAGCGTCATGTATATTTGACCAATCTTGTACATAAAAATATGAACATCTAGAACACCAAATCAATATCGATAGATTTTAGACGGAAGGCTCGAAATGAGCccggctttgaattaacaaagccatcaaccggctCAATATCGATAGATTCACCATATAATACTTTTATTGAGTATTTTATAAAAATTGTAGATGTTTATATTTTTATCTGCAAGATTGGTCAAACTTACAAGGTGTTGACATTTGACTAAAAATATACGCCCTGTTTTTGGAAGGGAGGTAGTATATATTATTGTGCTTTGGCTCACAATTAATTTTTGATGAAATTGCTTGGGTTAAATTGCATATTTCTGCTGTTTGTTTTGCTGAACCCCATTTTTTTCTTGTCCAGCCTAGTGACAGTTACACAGCTTTTGCAAATGCTTCAAGGCAGCAACATTTCCAACCAGAAGACCTTATATGAAGCTTTATCTGTGAGTGAAGATGCTACATATGATGAAATCCGTGCGGCATACAAGTCCGCTGCTCTGAATACACATCCTGACAAATCACAGACGACACTCGAGTCATTTGTGTCTTCCAGCGAGGAACATGATTTTTTGGGTGTGCAGGAAGCATGGGAAATCCTACGCTATCCTAAATCATGAGCAGAGTATGATAAACAGCTGCGATCATCCAGACAGAGTATTGAAATTATTGCACCCGATATCGAGATTGATGATATGACTGTTGAAAGTTCTGGTGTGGAGCTATTGTATGCTTGTAGGTGTCGTGATTATTTTTCAATCACTTCTTGTGACTTGGTGAGATGGGAATTTTGGTGAGTGAAGATGGTGAAATAGAACTGCAggcacctgattctctatctaccTCTGTTGTTCTGGGCTGTGGCTCGTGTTGTCTTAAAGCACGATTGGTTATAAACAAAACTTGAATGCTCCTATATACCTCTGGCTGTATGCTGGTTAGCAAATATTGATTAAAACAAGTTACATCCTCTGTTTATTTTTGGAAGAATGCACCTCTGTCCATCCTCAACATACTAGCTTGTACTGTTAGCTTAGTCATTGTTTCTTTTGCACCTGAGCACCTGATGGTCGTGATGTTATAAATGGTGTGTTTGACCGTCGTGCTCAGCTAGCCAGCTTTGTCCATTCACCGCTTGGAAATTAAGGTGCGTATATGGGTTGTTATATACTTATATGTACGTTTTCTTGCGTTGATGATGCTAATTGGCTATGACTTGGTGCTCTCACAGTCGCTTGTTCTGATGTTCACCTGTAACAGCCCTACAATATGCGTTGAGGACAAGTGAATGCTTACCACTCATTTCTTTGACCTGGATGATTTCTGTTCTCCAGTCCCTCGAGTCCTGGACAACAACAGAAAAATCCTTGTTGTAATTAATATTCTAACGGTACTGGATCCACAAATAGAAAGCGACCGATTTTTTTTTATCCACATGGGCGGACCGACGGCTATCGTGCCATGGAGCGCCTAATTGTCTACGTACAGAACAAGCTACTCCGGCGGCGCAGCCCGCAACCATCCACGACTCATCTATTTGTCGTTGGCTGACTGAGAAGTAGAGTTGAATGAGCAAAAATACTATAGTGGAAGAAGGCCAAGTCTATTTCGAAGAGAATGAGATGTTCAGTAAGCAAATACCCCAAGGCCCAAGTGGTCGGGCTCTTTCACGATAGAAACAAGGAGTGCGACACAAATTTTCAAACATATGGCGTACATAGACTGGATATTCTGCAGTTTCTACGGTACAACTTCTATAATCTCAAATGTTGACCAGGATGCACAACTTATTTAAGCAGAAATAGGCCATAGAGCTGCATAACCAGAGCTTGAGAGACACCAAACACTCCCAAATCAGTAGTTACAAATGGAGATTTTCCTTTCATCGGTGCTCGGTGAACTCGCTACAAGATCCATGAGTCTCTTCATCAGCAAATACTCCAAGCAGCCCGTGCAGGCAATGGAGGTTAGCCTGGAGAGGATCCTACTCCGAGCGCAGGTCATCGTCGACGAGGCCGAGGGGCGGCACATCACAAACCAAGGGATGCTTCGGCAGCTGGGCATGCTGAGGGATGCCATGTACCAAGGTTTCTATGTGCTCGACACACTCAGATACAAACATTTTGAAGATGATGACGCTGGAGATTGTAAGGTCGATAGTCGCTCCTGGGCTCTGTCCAATTTCAGTTCTGCAAAGCGTCTCTGTCTATCTGGCAGTAGCAGCAGCACAAAAGATTCACAAGACCTTGAAGTTGAAGATGTCCTTGACAGGTTGAGAAACATGATTACTGATGTCAGTGAGTCTGTGATGTTCTTGACATCATATCCCCGCCTCCACAGCCAGCCCTACAGTATGCATCTTTTGATGGAAAATTGCATGTTTGGCCGCCAGATGGAGATTGAACTTGTCCGCAATTTCTTGTTGCACACACCACCTTGCAGTAGTAGACTTGACAGGCTTGATGTCCTCCCGATTGTTGGTCCAGTGAGAGGTGGAAAGAGTACCCTTGTTGCTCATGTCTGCAACGACGAAAGGGTCCGTGATCATTTCTCACAGATTGCGTTCTTTAGACATGGTACATTCAGAGATGAAGATATGGCCATTTTGACAGACAGGTGTACAATGAGACACACGCAGACCAAGAAACTGTTGATTGTTTTTGAGGTAGTTGGAGAAATCGACGATAATCTGTGGGAAAGGCTGTATTCTCTCTGTACAAGTTGCACTACAAGTGGTAGTAAGATCATAATCACGAGCCGGTCTGACAAGATCACAAAGCTTGGGACAACGCAAACTATAACTCTGAAGCGTCTGCCTCTTGAGGTGTACTGGTATTTCTTCAAGGTGATTACGTTTGGATGCACTGACCCTGCCATGCACCCGAAACTAACATATTTGGCAATGGAGATATCAAAGATGCTGAATGGATGTCTGGTTGCTGCAAACATCATAGCTCGCGTACTTCAAGCTAATTTTAGCATCCAATATTGGTGCAAGATTCTGAAATTCATGAGAGCGACCGTAGAGAAATATGTATCTACGTTTGGTGAGCACCCTTGTGATCTATTGGACGGACGTAAACATGCATATGTTCGAAGACTGGGTAGTACTAGTGATGATGTTTTTATTTCTGGTTTGTCCCAAACATGCTCTTCTCAAGAGGAGCTTCCGGAGATAACAGTGCAAAATCTGATTTATGGAGGCGTCAAACCTCCATACCTGGGTAGAAAATTTAAGATCCTTGCATGGAAGTCCCTGTTACCTCCTTACCACTGCTACATCCAGACCTGTGAGATTCAGCGTCTGCAAACTAGAGTTGTCAAGAAGAGGGGATCACTGAATAATAGTGCTATTAAACGTGTTTAATGCTGTAGGTGCAAGTCTGGTATAGTGCTGTAATATCATATGGTTATATATAAATCGATGTTTCGACTGAAATAAGAGATAATCTTTGTGGCAGTGCTGTTTTCTTTTTAACAAGTGCATTTTTATGGGCTATCGACTGTGTACTTAGATAACTGGTAAGGAGAGATTGTTCAATAAGGTGTATTAGTTGAGTTTTTTTTTGTGCATGTAGTATCGTTTCAATGAACTCTTCCGCTTCAGTACACCCCACCAAACACATCAATGATCGAGATCGCTATGTGCCCTTTCATAACTAGCACTCCCTCTGTTTTTTGCTTGGTGAAGGAACCTAGTGAAGACGCATTGACAAAATTTCCGTCCTTCTTGGAACTAAACACGCCATTTTTCAGTAGACTAATATGATGGTTGTACTATCCGGATTAAAACTCTCGGCGTGGACTGTCGAGCTCGAATGATTCGGCTGTTACTTAAcctttttttgcgggtaaaagaGGATTTCATTACACAGAAAGGGTTACAAGACGCTCCAAATCCAGTTCCCGAATCATGCTTTCAGGACCTGAACCGAGCCATACATTAGATTGGTACTCTGCTCTTGCAAAATTTGCAAGGCAGTGGCTAACCCTAACCTGCGAGCGATCCACTTTTACAAACTTGCACACACGATCTAGACTAGAAAGCCTTTTAATCTCCGAAAATAAATGCATAAGAAGCGACCTATCTGGTTGGTTTTCCTGAACAGTCAATATAAGCTGAAGGCAATCCGACTCGATGACTATTGGTAGATGGCTGTATTGAAGAGATAACTCCAATCCTTCCAGGCAGGCCCGAACTTCAGCTTCTAAAGGATCAACACAGAGTAATAAACTCCGACAGCTACTTAGCCTTGAACTTCCAGGCAGGCTGTTACTTAGCCTTGAACCCAAAGGATTATGAACTCTCCAGCTACGCACAGCAATTTTCATGCGCGTCTAGGCTAAAATCAAACCcattggccggcatggccacaggGACAAGATCCTATTTATACGCTACGGACGGCTCCATCCATCATCGATCGTGTGAGCGTTGCCCAGCAAATCGATCGATTGAACTCTTGCTATTAAGGTTAATCGGAACAATGCCTTGCTTGGCGCAAGTACCACCAGCCCAGGCTCCCAGCCACTAACTACTGAAAGTGGCGGAGGTAGGTTTCTGTGGGTGTGGCACACTTAAATTTTTTTCGGGATCATATATAATAcacaatctttttttttttttgcggggaagaAAACAGTGATATTAAACCAGGAACCTTACAAGACAACCCACAAGAAAAGCAAAAATACAGCACAGTCCTGAAGGAAACCAAAGCCACCGGCGTCGAAGAAGACGTGCCGCCGGCTCCTCCTCTGCAACCTTGGAATGGAAGGAGCCCCCTGACGGACGGGAAGTCCACGGACCTCGGCTCGAAGGAGCCTCCACCCTGCATCAACACCATCGGCTTCGATCTGGTTCGCCATCACCGTCAACTCCAGAAACATCTcccgccggagccgccgctcctcGGCCTCCAGCACGGGGGAAGGGCGTGTCGTTGCTCCACCGAGCCACGAACGCCAGGACGGAGGCAGACCTGCAGCGCTGCCCAGCAGAGCACCGCCAACAGGGAGGGAACCCGCCTCCACAAAAGGCCACGCCAACGCCGCCGTCACCTCCTCAACGCCGCCGGCAAGCCACCAACTTGACCCTACACTATGTACACGCTGGGATCCGGTGATTCCCCGACCTCCCGCCGGCCGCCGGCCGGCGGAGGCGAGGAATCGACCGAATCGCGCAGCGGCGAGGTGGATCGAGGAGGAGATTCAGAAATCGCCTATCTAACACTGTAGCGGGAGATAGGGACGGTCCAAGCTCCGTCTATGTGGTACTGTTATATAATACACAATCTTAGCACTGTTTTCTCTTTATTTTTGATGATTCTATAACAAAAGTAACATCTAACTAGAGTGAAAAACCAGAGGCTATtgcaattttgcaaatacccAACAGGCTAACAGTACAGAACAGTGTACaggattaaaaaaaaaaaaaaactagtgcGTTGCTGCTCCTGCTCAATGTGATTGTGATGTCGATTCTTACTCTTACCTAGGCTAGGCCGGCCGCCGGCATGCTGCTTCTCCTGCTCAGCTGGTGCTCGCCCAACCTTGGTGCGCGCTGCGTCAATGCCGCCGTCCCGACGGCCGGCGCCGCTCGTCCGCGTGCTCGACGCCTCGAAACCGCCCGAAGTTCTCAAGTCTCAACGCCTCCGCGCGGGCTCGCCCGCTTACCCCGGCTTCCTGACTTCCTCTCACGCCGCCGGCCACCGAGTTTGAGACTTGATTTGGGAATTACCGAATCGGAAAGTAGGGATTTCAGAGCTGAGACAGAGAAACAGAGGAATTGGGAATTTGGGAGCAGTAGGTTCAACCGACCGAGGTCGACGAAGCCCCCGATCCGGAGCAGCTTAGGCCTTATGGGCTGTATGAACTAATGGGCCATGGTCAATTCAGCTTCTTTCTGAACTTCTCTTTTACCTCCTCGAAATAAACGTTCGCCccactttataaataaagcaacgATCATATATGGGTTT encodes:
- the LOC127304074 gene encoding uncharacterized protein; its protein translation is MSLFISKYSKQPVQAMEVSLERILLRAQVIVDEAEGRHITNQGMLRQLGMLRDAMYQGFYVLDTLRYKHFEDDDAGDCKVDSRSWALSNFSSAKRLCLSGSSSSTKDSQDLEVEDVLDRLRNMITDVSESVMFLTSYPRLHSQPYSMHLLMENCMFGRQMEIELVRNFLLHTPPCSSRLDRLDVLPIVGPVRGGKSTLVAHVCNDERVRDHFSQIAFFRHGTFRDEDMAILTDRCTMRHTQTKKLLIVFEVVGEIDDNLWERLYSLCTSCTTSGSKIIITSRSDKITKLGTTQTITLKRLPLEVYWYFFKVQVWLGRPPACCFSCSAGARPTLVRAASMPPSRRPAPLVRVLDASKPPEVLKSQRLRAGSPAYPGFLTSSHAAGHRV